In Nicotiana tabacum cultivar K326 chromosome 21, ASM71507v2, whole genome shotgun sequence, one DNA window encodes the following:
- the LOC107801297 gene encoding profilin-1-like produces MSWQTYVDEHLLCDIEGNHLTAAAIVGHDGAVWAQSSNFPQFKPEEIKAIMNDFEEPGTLAPTGLHLGGTKYMVLQGEAGVVIRGKKGPGGITIKKTNMAILIGIYDEPMTPGQCNLVVERLGDYLLEQGF; encoded by the exons ATGTCGTGGCAAACTTACGTCGATGAGCACCTTTTGTGTGACATCGAGGGCAACCACCTGACCGCCGCCGCTATCGTCGGCCACGACGGCGCCGTTTGGGCTCAAAGCTCCAATTTCCCTCAG TTCAAACCCGAGGAGATTAAGGCCATTATGAATGATTTTGAGGAACCCGGTACACTTGCTCCTACTGGCCTACATCTTGGTGGCACAAAATACATGGTCCTTCAAGGTGAAGCAGGTGTTGTCATTCGAGGAAAGAAG GGACCGGGTGGTATTACTATCAAAAAGACTAATATGGCTATACTTATTGGCATTTATGATGAGCCAATGACTCCTGGACAGTGTAACCTGGTTGTCGAGAGGCTCGGCGATTATCTCCTTGAACAAGGTTTTTAA